In the Styela clava chromosome 8, kaStyClav1.hap1.2, whole genome shotgun sequence genome, one interval contains:
- the LOC144425770 gene encoding vitamin K epoxide reductase complex subunit 1-like, with protein sequence MMASKSTKQAGFWVVVSGLFLSLSGLTLSIYANYVSKAKQSSTDYEAFCDISESISCSKIFTSEYGAGFGFLHHIVGKDSPLNISNSIFGILFYSLQIVGIFQNNRLLNKILLWLSVVTVLMCIYLGYVLAYILHDFCVVCVTTYVINFCLLILNSYQNQQYNHQRPRKERRKID encoded by the exons ATGATGGCttcaaaatcaacaaaacaAGCTGGATTTTGGGTTGTAGTTTCTGGCTTGTTCTTGTCTTTGAGCGGATTAACTTTGTCAATCTATGCAAATTATGTTAGCAAAGCAAAGCAATCTTCTACTGATTATGAAGCATTTTGTGATATCAGCGAGAGCATAAGTTGCTCAAAGATATTCACTTCTGA ATATGGCGCTGGCTTTGGGTTTCTTCATCATATTGTTGGGAAAGATAGTCCACTTAACATATCGAATTCAATTTTCGGGATCCTTTTCTACAGCTTACAAATAGTTG GAATCTTCCAAAACAACAGGCtcttgaacaaaattttgctatGGTTATCAGTCGTAACGGTCTTGATGTGCATTTATCTTGGATATGTTCTTGCTTACATCTTACATGATTTTTGTGTTGTATGTGTCACAACTTATGTCATCAATTTCTGTCTTTTGATACTCAATTCCTATCAAAACCAACAGTATAATCATCAGCGGCCCAGAAAAGAAAGAAGGAaaatagattaa